One Sebastes umbrosus isolate fSebUmb1 chromosome 6, fSebUmb1.pri, whole genome shotgun sequence DNA window includes the following coding sequences:
- the mbd6 gene encoding methyl-CpG-binding domain protein 5, producing MMGGSETVSGDRDGVHTAAIYVPIGWQRRVEGGQVIYVSPSDTALSSLDEVKSYLLTDGTCKCGLECPLIIHKVFNFTVGVKVEQHNQPLGKAEQDMTKLCNHRRKVVAMAALCRSMQASQLPFANLHHPEMSSGVDSRHPKRALMEREEEDHGIYHPKLHSVPARPHGNLHINPCASPKSSHQFIYPYNGSSPVLHTATNSHHPLDALRRLHHPPPHPASSSSSSTSSYSAYSAAQRSPRTPTPQGQRTPKTPETPGSPRLGPLSTPPPSSPMTMGGGGRGAQTHHPHGVIVGGSPLSPTPSLSPSFHNMNCVSPHQRSRHPSASPSPLSDQGGGSAAAGGGLMGSNLSQRRKSTSSSPHSPLPGGSPNPSPHFPKYKLEDILEQFKNSGNSSTNNHHHLIPTNPSLLTNQSSSNPNALSSKPSKSTMSPIPSAGPPGFGLNSAGTSSLPLGPFLNHHHSHQGKLPHPASFPASSLLSAAAKAQLANQITQGQSSKVGSNPVSLPSSLEVLKEAQQSSKVTNSTLHNSHPPSSSASTRHPHPSLAAASSVLFPPSHSLAQSLASSSPHLPPTTERNASHRKRQRRSPTVLSMLRDTQQLANGPRKTPPGDAVSATVINLSSSSSSFPSSSHSSSTSAVQNQNAVLLENHHHLLPGQTPRLPAPRQTAHFTRPPRQTEALDFTTGLTPTPLGLDPPTQPLSALLHLLSVQNAQASASAQPGSVSIEGGGHTNKQSPRRSPSSPAPHPNFRHTQIRSPCRTRNTNPLPSVLQPLSPPPTSSHFRSVQSPSRSQSTRSSPLQRHSPSSTVLHNSNLALHNSSSPSQYTFPTPSDKHHSTENHIPTIDSVSHAPLREASPQGAVAREIGGNSICTSVDLSHSQGSVSMAIPSSPKPLDLSNHVLALLAASSTVPQGEGSSSDRTTDAVMSSQGNPTAGPEEPRCVDPKVSVVTKSPAATSPGPAISSRLGDNPSPHTPSAVGDSTSPLPLAEAFPFMNQEQLLQLLSSTGGLPSLLDPTVLASLPLGGLWLGGQHAQIPPANATPQPPQTLAEQQHSEQQLLMQQQETQQQNQDQQHKQQQINNNPLFPLLPLLSGAQGELPLNLLGLLNPLPHPGSTPTPGQEADLGLTEKPSLQALLMASLLLGQQHGPLLPLSGLGQLSQVSLEVPQHIPTTLEGLTLDKTSGLLDPSTLSGAGLLEVAQGLLPIPPGAEGSIQALQSLLLSAALPPPHAAFLPLSPALLSAALSSAELHPSPHSQLAPAQQTQHTQPQVPTDAGVDTLIPLSLQGKDNPILQQLLPTLLNSAVLGDLSGLAGLHNMLGIGAGSILLPPVQNSALGMPLLHGHDGAINLLNNIQLNLAPHSEGEKPMSLQETQSPAPQEDIPASHMAPEVVPSPVPAPVSAPAQEHNPPPQRVSEGRSVIDPYTSFMDTIYTSFLQVNAKEQEGRAHMGPSDPTSPFCALPPVSFPVDHHTPSTPIPTLPQASAPVSLSPRRACSLHNPDLSRLSLEAAAHSPAQGTPKPTEDGPTSPLQRKPFMVEGHTHPEPPLPSIYFEEAKTDCTGPAAAVCPYVEAGVDRQGHLPHAGYLSPRDGCSGRPNEETAGTLLHNEQGRDQAGAAGGARRGRKRKQTLQNVLEDFRDMDATALEETKATTALLKPERSVRGRRRRGARSQRQ from the exons ATGATGGGAGGCAGTGAGACTGTCAGTGGGGACAGGGATGGGGTCCACACCGCTGCAATATACGTCCCCATCGGCTGGCAGAGGAGAGTGGAGGGCGGGCAGGTGATCTATGTCAG TCCCAGTGACACTGCCCTGTCCTCTCTGGATGAGGTCAAGTCCTATCTGTTGACTGATGGCACCTGCAAATGTGGTCTTGAGTGTCCACTGATCATCCATAAG GTTTTCAACTTCACTGTGGGCGTGAAGGTGGAGCAGCACAACCAGCCGTTAGGCAAAGCAGAGCAGGACATGACCAAACTGTGTAACCACCGCAGGAAAGTGGTAGCGATGGCTGCTCTGTGTCGGAGTATGCAGGCCTCACAGCTGCCCTTTGCCAACCTTCATCATCCAG AGATGAGCAGTGGAGTGGACAGCCGCCATCCAAAGCGAGCGCTCATGGAGCGGGAAGAAGAGGACCATGGCATTTACCATCCCAAACTCCATTCGGTCCCAGCTCGACCCCACGGCAACCTCCACATAAACCCCTGTGCCAGCCCCAAATCCTCCCACCAGTTTATTTACCCTTACAATGGTTCTTCCCCTGTCCTTCACACAGCCACAAACTCTCACCATCCCCTAGATGCTTTGAGAAGGCTtcaccatcctcctcctcatcctgcctcctccagctcttcctccacctcctcataCTCGGCGTACAGCGCTGCCCAGAGATCACCCCGCACCCCCACACCTCAAGGTCAAAGAACGCCCAAAACCCCAGAGACTCCGGGTTCTCCTCGGCTCGGGCCCCTCTCTACGCCTCCACCCTCTTCCCCTATGACCatgggtggaggaggaagaggagcacaGACTCATCATCCTCATGGTGTCATTGTGGGAggctcccccctctctcccactccctccctctctccctctttccatAACATGAACTGTGTGTCTCCTCACCAGCGGTCCCGCCACCCTTCAGCCTCTCCTTCCCCGCTCTCTGATCAGGGAGGGGGCTCAgcggctgcaggaggaggactgATGGGAAGTAACTTGTCTCAGAGGAGGAAatccacctcttcctctccacaCTCCCCTCTCCCCGGTGGCTCCCCGAACCCCAGCCCCCACTTCCCCAAGTACAAGCTGGAAGACATCTTGGAGCAGTTTAAGAACTCAGGCAACAGCAGCACTAATAACCACCACCACCTGATCCCTACTAACCCTTCCTTACTGACCAACCAAAGCAGTAGCAACCCTAACGCTCTCTCCTCGAAGCCCTCAAAGAGTACCATGAGTCCGATTCCTAGCGCAGGACCACCAGGTTTTGGGTTGAACTCCGCAGGGACTTCTAGTTTACCTCTGGGGCCGTTTCTGAACCACCACCACAGCCATCAGGGCAAGCTGCCACACCCGGCGTCTTTCCCTGCGAGTAGCCTGCTCTCTGCGGCTGCCAAGGCTCAGCTGGCTAACCAGATAACCCAAGGCCAGAGCTCGAAGGTGGGCAGCAACCCGGTGAGCTTGCCCTCTTCTCTGGAGGTCTTGAAAGAGGCACAGCAGTCATCAAAGGTAACAAACAGCACTTTACATAACAGccaccctccctcctccagTGCTTCTACTAGACATCCCCATCCCTCCCTCGCAGCAGCCTCCTCCGTCCTTTTTCCTCCATCCCACTCTCTGGCCCAGTCCCTGGCTTCCTCCTCGCCCCACCTGCCTCCCACAACAGAACGCAACGCGTCGCACAGGAAGAGGCAACGGCGATCTCCCACAGTTCTCAGCATGCTAAGAGACACCCAGCAGCTGGCTAATGGGCCACGGAAGACCCCACCAGGAGACGCCGTTTCTGCTACAGTTATCAACctatcctcctcttcctcttccttcccctcctcctcgcactcctcctctacctcagCTGTGCAGAATCAGAATGCTGTCTTGTTAGAAAACCATCATCATCTCCTCCCCGGGCAGACGCCAAGGCTGCCTGCTCCCCGACAAACGGCACACTTCACCAGGCCTCCCAGACAAACCGAGGCTCTGGATTTCACTACAGGCCTGACGCCTACACCTCTTGGCTTGGATCCTCCAACCCAGCCTCTGTCTGCCCTGTTGCACCTGCTCAGCGTGCAGAACGCGCAGGCCTCAGCTTCAGCTCAGCCAGGATCTGTGTCTATTGAAGGAGGTGGACACACTAATAAACAGAGCCCCAGACGGTCACCATCTTCTCCCGCCCCTCATCCTAACTTCAGGCACACACAAATTCGGTCACCGTGCCGAACCAGAAACACTAATCCTCTTCCCTCGGTGCTACAGCCGCTCTCTCCTCCCCCGACTTCGTCTCACTTCAGATCAGTGCAGTCTCCATCGCGTTCTCAGTCTACTAGATCAAGTCCTCTACAGAGACATTCTCCTTCTTCTACAGTGCTGCACAACTCAAATTTAGCTttacacaacagcagcagcccaTCCCAGTACACGTTCCCGACTCCCTCAGACAAGCATCACTCAACTGAGAATCACATTCCTACAATAGACTCTGTTTCCCATGCACCATTGAGGGAAGCCTCACCACAGGGCGCTGTGGCAAGGGAGATTGGTGGTAACAGCATATGTACATCAGTGGACCTGAGTCATTCTCAAGGCAGTGTTTCTATGGCGATACCCAGCTCCCCGAAGCCTCTTGATCTTAGCAACCACGTCCTGGCCCTTCTCGCAGCATCTTCCACCGTACCTCAGGGGGAGGGCAGCTCCTCCGACCGTACCACGGATGCTGTGATGTCTTCTCAAGGAAATCCCACTGCAG GGCCAGAGGAGCCTAGATGTGTTGACCCGAAGGTCTCCGTAGTGACCAAATCTCCAGCAGCCACGAGCCCCGGGCCCGCTATCTCCTCTCGTCTCGGGGATAATCCCAGTCCTCATACACCTTCGGCTGTGGGCGACTCAACCTCTCCCTTACCTCTGGCAGAGGCCTTCCCCTTCATGAACCAAGAGCAGCTGCTTCAGCTGCTGTCATCCACAGGAGGTCTACCATCCCTCCTGGACCCTACAGTCCTTGCTTCCTTGCCCTTAGGGGGGTTGTGGTTGGGAGGGCAACATGCACAGATACCCCCTGCCAATGCTACACCACAACCTCCACAGACtcttgcagagcagcagcattcAGAGCAGCAGTTGCTGATGCAACAACAAGAGACACAGCAGCAAAACCAGGATCAACAACATAAGCAACAACAGATAAACAACAATCCTCTGTTTCCCTTGTTGCCCTTGTTGAGTGGTGCACAAGGGGAGCTACCTTTGAACCTTCTGGGCCTGCTAAACCCGCTCCCACACCCAGGCTCAACCCCTACCCCAGGACAGGAAGCTGATTTAGGGCTGACAGAAAAACCTAGCCTCCAGGCTCTGCTTATGGCCTCCTTGTTGCTCGGGCAACAGCATGGGCCTTTGTTACCTCTATCTGGGCTGGGTCAGTTGAGCCAGGTCAGCTTGGAAGTTCCGCAGCACATCCCCACCACACTGGAGGGCCTCACCTTGGATAAGACCTCCGGCCTCCTGGATCCATCAACCCTATCGGGCGCAGGGCTCTTGGAGGTCGCCCAGGGCCTCCTCCCCATCCCTCCAGGAGCTGAGGGTTCCATACAAGCCCTGCAGTCTCTGCTCCTATCTgccgctcttcctcctccccacGCAGCCTTCCTGCCCCTCAGCCCCGCCCTGCTCTCTGCTGCCCTGAGCTCTGCCGAGCTCCACCCGTCTCCCCACTCCCAGTTAGCTCCTGCACAGCAAACCCAACATACCCAACCTCAG GTACCTACTGATGCTGGTGTTGACACCctcatccccctctctctccaagGCAAGGACAACCCCATCCTCCAACAGTTACTGCCCACTTTGCTTAACTCTGCCGTTTTAG GGGATCTTTCTGGCCTCGCAGGCCTCCACAACATGTTGGGGATTGGAGCAGGTTCCATCCTTCTACCCCCAGTCCAGAACTCTGCTTTGGGCATGCCTCTTCTGCATGGTCACGATGGAGCTATCAACTTGCTCAACAACATCCAG CTAAACCTTGCACCACACTCGGAAGGAGAGAAGCCAATGTCATTGCAGGAAACACAAAGCCCTGCCCCACAGGAAGACATTCCAGCCAGTCATATGGCTCCCGAAGTGGTTCCCAGTCCTGTTCCTGCTCCAGTTTCAGCTCCTGCCCAAGAACACAACCCACCCCCACAGCGGGTATCTGAGGGCAGGTCTGTTATCGACCCTTACACCTCTTTCATGGATACCATTTATACCTCCTTCCTTCAAGTCAATGCTAAAGAGCAGGAAGGCAGAGCCCACATGGGGCCGTCTGACCCCACTTCACCCTTCTGTGCCTTACCACCGGTTTCTTTCCCCGTGGATCACCATACCCCGTCCACCCCAATCCCAACTCTGCCCCAGGCAAGTGCCCCAGTCTCTCTCAGCCCACGTCGGGCCTGTTCCCTCCACAACCCAGACTTATCCCGACTCAGCTTGGAAGCAGCAGCCCATTCCCCGGCCCAGGGGACACCCAAACCCACTGAGGATGGGCCTACGTCACCCTTACAAAGGAAACCGTTTATGGTAGAGGGACATACTCACCCAGAGCCTCCTCTGCCATCCATATACTTTGAGGAGGCTAAGACAGACTGTACAGGGCCTGCTGCGGCTGTGTGCCCCTATGTGGAGGCAGGGGTAGATAGGCAGGGGCATCTTCCCCATGCGGGGTACCTCAGTCCCAGGGATGGATGCAGTGGGAGGCCCAATGAGGAGACGGCTGGGACGTTGCTGCACAACGAACAGGGAAGG GATCAAGCGGGAGCAGCGGGTGGAGCcagaagaggaaggaaaaggaaaCAAAC GCTACAGAATGTGTTAGAAGACTTCAGAGACATGGATGCTACAGCACTAGAGGAAACCAAGGCTACG ACGGCACTGCTGAAGCCTGAGAGGTCAGTCCGCGGCAGGAGGCGACGAGGCGCCAGGTCTCAGAGGCAGTGA